In Humulus lupulus chromosome 7, drHumLupu1.1, whole genome shotgun sequence, the following are encoded in one genomic region:
- the LOC133790827 gene encoding uncharacterized protein LOC133790827, translating to MENIISGLKISEWKQHSLCKAYDEIQSQASSIVMFCLQWKDLDTQLTSTRKLVETELEQLMKREKGVTSREKELEARGFQLNSSFALKEAQLAEIQRLIEEGSKLIEENREELNVKQRQYAAIQTSIAMNEREFDQVRSLIKEGEEKLDSVKNCIEKEKKKLEAIGSLASKETQLAEIENLIEEQSKVIESHLQHVDSLKSLIEENREELDVKEKQYAAIQISIADKEMELDHLQGCIEDGEETFASISNRIKKGEEKLEGLEEIIREKSEEVESNKKEIYLIRKTLRGYKDDIALNDRKFNAIRRSLEEHKKNIAVREEQLKTCLSSIEDCDKMIKVKEEKLNSIQNSIGECSTELELKEKRLGFLTKDVELKENRLDLLTKDVELKEKRLALLTKDVELKEKRLDLLTKDVELKEMNIDRLKRILDESAEKYVMKERDFKTFSEKLELRVRFCESKFGEVSALEKKVYACLKEVEFKEEKLGALQKFVDEHSLELRKIEMELEKRVIEFELREREFESTKELTELRAQEKTYIFPSQVTSKPSENTHINNAIPLTANNEFSIPKSGEDLQLFLNRHLKRHDLLCNEISTALQASLDPAKWVLDAMNGFYPSNSSGEGTEMFDVHIVRRSCILLLEQFMEASPQIGPKVREEALKLARDWKDKMILANENFLEVLGFLQLLASYRLAFAFDQNEIRPLFDIVDKHRQASELSRSLSPPHYAPVKIELAEDSLANNVTSNIQLMEQAENSLANVVTSNLQSIKQVETSSANFVTSNLQSIKQVETSSANFVTSNLQLSSLQNNIPAPLPTSPDSAKIVLDKNFIQGSISEHGKGGDLGFKAKRTSFNDFRKKKRKLEDNQNGSTQDKRAKGWQHNNNKGQRFQKPSCIYCKKRHHGECRAHIRACFNCNQEGHMKRDCPLLKSEPNGDWPFFNCNQEGHMMRDCPQL from the exons ATGGAAAACATAATCTCAGGCTTGAAAATTTCGGAGTGGAAGCAGCACAGTCTCTGCAAGGCCTACGATGAGATTCAGTCTCAAGCTTCTTCTATCGTCATGTTCTGTCTTCAATGGAAGGACTTAGACACCCAACTCACGTCGACTAGGAAATTGGTTGAAACCGAACTAGAACAACTCATGAAGCGGGAGAAGGGTGTGACTTCAAGAGAGAAGGAATTGGAGGCCAGAGGGTTTCAGTTGAACTCAAGCTTTGCGTTGAAAGAAGCCCAATTGGCTGAAATTCAAAGATTGATCGAAGAAGGTTCGAAACTGATTGAAGAGAATCGCGAAGAGCTTAATGTTAAACAGAGGCAATATGCTGCGATTCAGACGTCTATTGCGATGAATGAGAGGGAGTTTGATCAAGTACGGAGTCTTATTAAAGAGGGAGAGGAGAAGTTGGATTCTGTAAAAAATTGTAtcgaaaaggaaaagaagaaattGGAGGCCATAGGGTCTCTTGCGTCGAAAGAAACCCAATTGGCTGAAATTGAAAATTTGATTGAAGAACAATCTAAGGTGATTGAATCGCATTTGCAACATGTCGATTCGCTCAAGTCTTTGATTGAAGAGAATCGCGAAGAGCTTGATGTTAAGGAGAAGCAATATGCTGCGATTCAGATATCCATTGCGGACAAAGAGATGGAGCTTGATCATTTACAGGGTTGTATTGAAGATGGAGAGGAGACGTTTGCTAGTATAAGTAACCGTATCAAAAAAGGAGAGGAGAAATTGGAGGGTTTAGAggaaataataagagaaaaatCTGAAGAAGTTGAGTCTAACAAGAAGGAAATCTACTTGATTCGAAAGACTCTGAGGGGTTACAAAGATGATATTGCTTTGAATGATAGGAAATTTAATGCCATTAGAAGATCTCTCGAGGAACATAAGAAGAATATTGCGGTAAGAGAAGAGCAACTTAAAACTTGTTTAAGTTCCATTGAAGATTGTGATAAAATGATCAAAGTGAAGGAGGAAAAGCTCAATTCAATTCAAAACTCGATAGGGGAATGCTCAACCGAACTCGAGTTGAAAGAGAAAAGGCTTGGTTTTCTTACAAAAGATGTTGAGTTGAAAGAGAATAGGCTTGATTTGCTTACAAAAGATGTTGAGTTGAAAGAGAAAAGGCTTGCTTTGCTTACAAAAGATGTTGAGTTGAAAGAGAAAAGGCTTGATTTGCTTACAAAGGATGTTGAGTTGAAAGAGATGAATATTGATCGGCTGAAAAGAATACTCGACGAGAGTGCTGAAAAGTATGTGATGAAGGAGAGAGATTTTAAAACTTTTTCAGAGAAGCTTGAGTTGAGAGTAAGGTTTTGCGAATCGAAATTTGGGGAAGTTAGTGCACTTGAAAAGAAGGTGTATGCTTGCCTCAAAGAAGTTGAATTCAAAGAAGAAAAGCTCGGGGCGCTCCAAAAATTTGTTGATGAGCATTCCCTAGAGTTGAGGAAGATAGAGATGGAGCTAGAGAAAAGAGTCATAGAGTTCGAATTAAGGGAAAGAGAATTTGAATCGACGAAAGAATTAACTGAACTGAGAGCACAAGAAAAAACTTATATCTTTCCTTCCCAAGTTACGAGTAAGCCATCTGAAAACACCCACATCAACAATGCAATTCCTCTAACTGCAAATAATGAATTCTCCATCCCAAAGTCAGGAGAAGATTTGCAGCTGTTTTTGAATCGACATTTGAAACGGCATGATTTGCTATGCAATGAAATTTCTACTGCTCTTCAAGCTTCGTTGGATCCTGCAAAGTGGGTCTTAGATGCAATGAATGGTTTTTACCCTTCAAACTCGAGTGGGGAAGGTACAGAGATGTTCGATGTTCATATTGTTAGGAGAAGCTGCATTCTTTTGTTGGAACAGTTTATGGAAGCTTCACCACAGATTGGCCCTAAAGTGAGAGAAGAAGCACTGAAGTTGGCAAGAGATTGGAAGGATAAGATGATACTGGCAAATGAGAATTTTTTGGAAGTGTTGGGATTTTTGCAGCTTTTAGCTAGCTATAGATTGGCATTTGCCTTTGATCAGAATGAGATTCGCCCTCTTTTTGATATTGTTGATAAGCACAGACAGGCATCTGAATTAAGTCGATCGCTTTCCCCTCCTCATTACGCACCTG TGAAAATCGAGCTGGCAGAAGATTCTTTAGCCAATAATGTGACTTCAAATATTCAGTTAATGGAGCAAGCAGAAAATTCTTTGGCCAATGTTGTGACTTCAAATCTTCAGTCAATCAAGCAAGTAGAAACATCATCAGCCAATTTTGTGACTTCAAATCTTCAGTCAATCAAGCAAGTAGAAACTTCATCAGCCAATTTTGTGACTTCAAATCTTCAGTTAAGTTCTTTGCAAAATAACATTCCAGCACCTCTTCCAACGTCACCTGATTCAGCAAAAATTGTCTTGGATAAAAACTTTATCCAAGGGTCTATTTCTGAACATGGGAAAGGAGGAGATCTAGGTTTTAAGGCAAAAAGAACTTCTTTTAATGATtttagaaagaagaagaggaagctTGAAGACAACCAAAATGGTTCTACACAAGACAAGCGGGCCAAGGGATGGcagcataataataataagggaCAGCGGTTCCAAAAACCTTCATGCATATACTGCAAGAAACGTCATCATGGTGAATGTCGTGCGCACATTAGGGCATGCTTCAATTGCAATCAGGAGGGACATATGAAGAGAGACTGTCCGCTGTTGAAGTCTGAACCCAACGGAGACTGGCCATTCTTTAATTGCAATCAGGAGGGGCATATGATGAGAGACTGTCCACAGTTGTAG